ATTCCGAAAGAGGAGTATCAATCACCCTGTCAGGACCGAATTCTTCGAAGAGCCCTTCAGAGACCCTGAAGACCCCGCCGTCTTTTCCGACGTCTTCGCCCAGGATGACGACATCCCTGTCCCGTTCCATCTCTTCCTTTAATGCAAGGTTTATTGCCTGGACCATATTCAGCCTCGGCATGTCAGAGATCCTCTCTCTCTCTCACCTGTCGAGGCGTCAGTTTCTCATAAGTATAAGTGAGCATATCCTTCGGATCCGGCCGCACCGCCGATTCCTCATTCTTTACCGCTTCATCAACGGCTCTCTTTGACTGTTCATCGACGTGCTTTCGATACTCATCGGTCAAGAGGCCACTCTTCTTCATGAATAGTTCCAGTCTTAGGAGAGGGTCCTTCGCCTTCCATCCCTCGATGAGTTCTTTTGGCCGGTACCGTGCGGCATCATCAGCCGTAGTATGATCGGCCATTCGGTATGTGAAACATTCAATGAGGGTGGGACCTCCTCCTCGCTTCGCCTTGTCAAGGCTGTCCTTTGTGGCCTTATAGACGGCAAAGACATCATTTCCGTCCACCTGGATGCCCTCAAAGCCATAGGCGTAAGCCTTTTGGGCGAGGGTTTTCGAAGCGCTCTGCCTTTCCCGAGGCACTGATATCGCCCACTGATTGTTCTGGCAGATGAAGACGACGGGGAGCCTGAAGGTCCCCGCCATATTGAGGCCTTCATGAAAATCGCCTTTTGACGTCCCGCCATCGCCAAAGTATGCTGCTGCCGCTATCGTGTCTCTCCGGTATTGTGCCGCCATGGCGGCTCCGACGGCATGGGGGATGTGCGTCCCCACAGCGATGCAGATCGGAAAGATGTTCATGTCCTTGGGTGTCTTGAGTCCCCTCTCATCGCCGCTCCAATATTGGAAGAGCATATGGAGAGGATATCCCAGGGTTATATAAACGCCCATCTCCCTGAATGAAGGAAAGACCCAGTCTGATTTCTCGAAGGCGAAGGCACTTGCGATCTGCGACGCTTCCTGCCCGAGAATGGATGCATAAGTCCCGAGTCTGCCCTCTCGTTGGAGGTCCAGCGCGCGATGGTCAAAGGTTCTTGAGAGTACGAGCAACTCATACATCTTCCTGATATCATCATCAGAGAGCGGTGGTCTGAGAGATTCATCGATGTTTCCCGACTCGTCGAGAATATCCAGCCGCTTTACCTTGAAAGATTCTATAATAGTTTCCGGCATACCCTATGCTCTCGCGTCCTCACTTGTTGAAATCTTATCACAATTGTCCTGCCGATTCAAAAGAATTTAGGATAAAATAGGCGCTTTCAAAACCCGAGTTGTCCGGATACCCTTTCTCCTGCCTCCCTCAATGCCCTCTTCCCCTTGATCTCTTTAAGGGAATAGGGCAGTATCGCAACGGGGAGTCCTTCGGCCATTCTCTCCAGTTCATTGAGGCGCTCCTGCTGGATCCTCTGCAGGGCCTTCAGAGATTCTGAGTCAGGGCTTTCTATGACCCGGTTGATTACCATGCCGTGGATGGGGATACCATAGTCTTTCAGGGTTTCCGTGACCCTCGATACCTGCTTCACCACAAGGGTCTCGGGGTTCGCGACGAGAATAAAGGTTGAACGGTCACGGAGAAACCGGGAGATCCTCTCCGATGCGAGGACCCAACTGTCCATAATCGCTGCGATAGACCTCTTGCCGGTGATCCTTTTCCCGATCTTGTCGAGGCCCTCAAAGACCCTTGCGCCTGCGCGTAGATGTCTCCTCAAATACTTCGGGATGTTCACGAGGTTTAACGTTTCACCCGCCGGTGCGGTGTCCCAGACAATGCGATCATAGGCTCCCGACTCGGCCATGTCCACGATCAGGTCGAGCATGGTCTCTTCCCGGAGTGAAGGTGCAGAGCCGATATAGTCCAGGAGCTGATGTCGTGATTCAGTGTCAAGGGCTTCCAGGTCGATAAGGTGGGAGAGGATATCCGAAAAATCAGGACCGAATTTCTTCTTCCAGCTGCTCACGATCGCATCCTGACTGATCTCGACCGCCTCAAGATTCCGATCGATTTTCTTGATGGTATCGCCGATCTCTTCCTCGAAGATATCAGAGAGCGACGGCGTCATGTCAGAGGTGAGAATAATGGTCCTTTGGCCCGCGGACGAGAAGTGGAGGGCCACAGCGGCAGAGCAGGTAGTCTTTCCGACGCCGCCCTTTCCGCCGAAGAGGATCATAGGTCTCTCAATCACCGTTTGAGCATTTTTCCTATGAGTGCTTCCCTTTTTTCCAGAAAGCAAGATCGTCTATCATGAGCTTGAGAAGCTCAAGTGGTGTCTTTTTTGAAACTTCCTTGCATCTGCAGCTGTCTGCGCCGGCCTCTTCCCCTTGATCCTCGCCGGTCCTTTCCTTTTCGAGAGGTTTTCTATCGGAAACGGCCGATTGTCTTTCACGTCGCGCCATGTGCCCTCCTTATGCCTTTATTGTACCTGATGGGAAGGGAAAGGTGAATTTCTCCATGATGGGGATACGTTTCTTCAGATGACGGCAGAGGAAGGTCCTCATAGTGCTGCGCGTTGCCTGATTCAGATTCTATAGTATGATATAAACAAGAGAGGAGATATCCCATGGAAAATCTGAAAGAGATTCTCGTGGTCCTGAAGAAGCCGGATGGTGAGACTGTGGTGATCCGTGAACCAGACTATGTCACATATCCTGACGCTTCGCAGCCTTACTGGACAGTCGTAAAGGACAAGACCGAGATTCGGACGAGCGGAGAGGTTTGGGTCGAAAAGGCCCTGGTTGGAAATGAGGTCATCTGTGAGGACTCGGTCGTCTGTACCGGCACGAAGTGTTTTCACAGGCTGCCCCACCCCAGGTCAGAGGAGTGCGGAAAGTCCTGCGAAGTGGACAGGGCAGCAAATTGCAGACCGTACAGGATCTGAAAAAAGGGATTATGGCGAACAATGAACCCTATGAGGTGATCATCGTGGGAGGGGGGCCTGCGGGGCTGGCGGCCGGCCTCTACTGTAAGAGGGCTGCGCTGAAGACCGTCCTTTTTGAGAAGGGATTGCTCGGCGGACAGATCGCGATATCAAAGGACGTGGAGAATTACCCCGGCCTGGAGGGAATAACCGGCTTTGACCTGGCAGAGAAGATGATACGTCATATCCAATCCTTTGACCTGGAGGTAATCCAGCAGGAGGTCGTGGAAGTGAATGCAGGAACCGATCTCCACTCGGTCAGGCTTGCCAATGGCGATCTCTACGAGACTGTTGCCCTGATCCTAGCTGCGGGCGGGTCTGTACGGAAACTCGGTATCCCCGGTGAAGCGGAATACCTCGGGACGGGCGTTTCCTACTGCGCCACCTGCGATGGGTTTTTCTTCAGAGATAAGACCGTCGTTGTTGTCGGCGGGGGAGACACTGCCGTCGAGGAGGCCCTGTACCTTTCACGACTCGTGAAGAAGGTGTACCTTGTTCATAGGAGAGATACGCTGAGGGCGAGCAAGATACTCCAGA
Above is a window of Thermodesulfovibrionales bacterium DNA encoding:
- a CDS encoding ArsA family ATPase, whose protein sequence is MIERPMILFGGKGGVGKTTCSAAVALHFSSAGQRTIILTSDMTPSLSDIFEEEIGDTIKKIDRNLEAVEISQDAIVSSWKKKFGPDFSDILSHLIDLEALDTESRHQLLDYIGSAPSLREETMLDLIVDMAESGAYDRIVWDTAPAGETLNLVNIPKYLRRHLRAGARVFEGLDKIGKRITGKRSIAAIMDSWVLASERISRFLRDRSTFILVANPETLVVKQVSRVTETLKDYGIPIHGMVINRVIESPDSESLKALQRIQQERLNELERMAEGLPVAILPYSLKEIKGKRALREAGERVSGQLGF
- the pdhA gene encoding pyruvate dehydrogenase (acetyl-transferring) E1 component subunit alpha, encoding MPETIIESFKVKRLDILDESGNIDESLRPPLSDDDIRKMYELLVLSRTFDHRALDLQREGRLGTYASILGQEASQIASAFAFEKSDWVFPSFREMGVYITLGYPLHMLFQYWSGDERGLKTPKDMNIFPICIAVGTHIPHAVGAAMAAQYRRDTIAAAAYFGDGGTSKGDFHEGLNMAGTFRLPVVFICQNNQWAISVPRERQSASKTLAQKAYAYGFEGIQVDGNDVFAVYKATKDSLDKAKRGGGPTLIECFTYRMADHTTADDAARYRPKELIEGWKAKDPLLRLELFMKKSGLLTDEYRKHVDEQSKRAVDEAVKNEESAVRPDPKDMLTYTYEKLTPRQVREREDL
- the trxB gene encoding thioredoxin-disulfide reductase, whose protein sequence is MANNEPYEVIIVGGGPAGLAAGLYCKRAALKTVLFEKGLLGGQIAISKDVENYPGLEGITGFDLAEKMIRHIQSFDLEVIQQEVVEVNAGTDLHSVRLANGDLYETVALILAAGGSVRKLGIPGEAEYLGTGVSYCATCDGFFFRDKTVVVVGGGDTAVEEALYLSRLVKKVYLVHRRDTLRASKILQSRLMSEPRIETIWNTVITEIKGKGGGVNGVSFLNTETREKGELQVEGVFIFIGYSPNNRLIPSGVRMNEQGFVITDERCATNIRGIFAVGDLRQKFANQIVIAAADGCIGALAAAYYVEERKARM